A stretch of Myxococcus hansupus DNA encodes these proteins:
- a CDS encoding DUF4398 domain-containing protein: MKKLMALVAVSGALTACGPVKSTANILDAEVQIQAARTAGAEQLAPYEWTAANLYITKAREEVGYSDYQAGVDFAVKASRYANEAREKAMAVAGGTEPGGRTPNP; the protein is encoded by the coding sequence ATGAAGAAGCTGATGGCGTTGGTGGCGGTGTCGGGAGCGCTCACCGCGTGCGGTCCCGTGAAGTCCACCGCGAACATCCTCGACGCCGAAGTGCAGATCCAGGCCGCGCGTACCGCCGGGGCGGAGCAGCTCGCGCCCTACGAGTGGACGGCCGCCAACCTGTACATCACCAAGGCGCGCGAGGAGGTGGGGTACTCCGACTACCAGGCGGGCGTGGACTTCGCCGTGAAGGCCTCGCGCTACGCCAACGAGGCCCGTGAGAAGGCCATGGCCGTGGCTGGCGGCACCGAGCCCGGCGGCCGCACTCCGAACCCGTGA
- a CDS encoding HEAT repeat domain-containing protein, which produces MLTGGPGGWRDFDGRRRPCHRPVPVHPSARLVLVLSLLLPWVALSGPGAAAKRGSRRAETEAVVQAVAEGGAVPPAISRLRFLREEAFAAREITTTLSTVHEERLRRNLTAVLAGLGTRAAEPTLARLASDEDSAVRMYAAQGLAKLNSRLTQVMIPLLEDKSSGVRREAARALGASRNAKMGPLLVKAAKAEKELEVRAAMLSAVGDTGDAKQGAALKEFLASDSESTRFAAAKGLCRLGSPDGFAFAGKLLGSEDRFVRRQGLELYEGVSAKKAAPALKPLLEDKDRALAASAARILHDGGDASMLEWLVLASWNAKSDEKLAYERELETLQLRDDRRKAILRKAGVAQ; this is translated from the coding sequence GTGCTGACCGGGGGGCCGGGCGGGTGGCGGGACTTTGACGGGCGCCGCCGCCCTTGCCATCGTCCGGTCCCCGTGCACCCGTCCGCCCGCCTCGTCCTCGTATTGTCGCTGCTCCTCCCCTGGGTCGCCCTGTCCGGGCCGGGGGCCGCCGCCAAGCGGGGCTCCCGCCGCGCCGAGACGGAGGCCGTCGTCCAGGCCGTGGCGGAAGGCGGCGCCGTTCCCCCCGCCATCTCCCGCCTGCGCTTCTTGCGCGAGGAGGCCTTCGCGGCCCGGGAAATCACCACCACCCTGAGCACGGTCCATGAGGAGCGCCTGCGCCGCAACCTCACCGCCGTGCTCGCCGGCCTGGGGACGCGCGCCGCCGAGCCCACCCTGGCGCGGCTCGCGTCCGACGAGGACAGCGCGGTCCGGATGTATGCCGCGCAGGGACTGGCGAAGCTCAACAGCCGGCTGACGCAGGTGATGATCCCGCTGCTGGAGGACAAGAGCAGCGGCGTGCGCCGCGAGGCCGCGAGGGCCCTGGGGGCCTCCCGCAACGCGAAGATGGGGCCGCTCCTGGTGAAGGCGGCCAAGGCGGAGAAGGAGCTGGAGGTGCGCGCCGCCATGCTCTCCGCCGTGGGAGACACCGGCGACGCCAAGCAGGGCGCGGCCCTGAAGGAGTTCCTCGCGAGCGATTCGGAGAGCACCCGCTTCGCCGCGGCGAAGGGCCTGTGCCGCCTGGGCTCGCCCGACGGGTTCGCCTTCGCGGGCAAGCTGCTCGGCTCGGAGGACCGCTTCGTGCGCCGCCAGGGCCTGGAGCTGTACGAGGGCGTCAGCGCCAAGAAGGCCGCGCCCGCCCTCAAGCCGCTCCTGGAGGACAAGGACCGCGCGCTGGCCGCCAGCGCCGCCCGCATCCTCCACGACGGCGGCGACGCGTCCATGCTGGAGTGGCTGGTGCTGGCGTCGTGGAACGCGAAGTCCGACGAGAAGCTCGCCTACGAGCGCGAGCTGGAGACGCTCCAGCTCCGAGACGACCGGCGCAAGGCCATCCTCCGCAAGGCGGGTGTCGCGCAATGA
- a CDS encoding N-acetylmuramoyl-L-alanine amidase-like domain-containing protein, with the protein MSLGAVLAAALLSQAPVAPSPAAEADARPGAEAVLESPAASAQVATARPVKPNGWVGLTAQERAALVAEDAEAPLASRLLRMSERFINTPYVLSPLGEGHGVDPDPTFRLDAVDCLTFVEQSMALSLARSEADVAPLLERIRYASAPTYEDRNHLMEAQWLPNNIRKGFLTDVTQRHAGGDAVVVTKSLTRHTWQSRSSQALGLPKAQQVVGTYSLNMLPLERVMAHASDIPSGTILVVMREDLPLKATRITHLGFVVQRKKRTYLRHASRGGYNRVVDEDLETFLARNARYSKWKVTGVSLFAPRQPDAASGGTVSRSAP; encoded by the coding sequence ATGAGCCTGGGTGCGGTCCTGGCCGCGGCGCTGTTGTCCCAGGCGCCCGTGGCCCCCAGTCCCGCGGCCGAGGCGGATGCCCGCCCTGGCGCGGAGGCCGTGCTCGAGTCCCCGGCCGCCTCCGCGCAGGTGGCCACCGCCCGTCCGGTGAAGCCCAACGGTTGGGTGGGGCTCACCGCGCAGGAGCGCGCGGCGCTGGTGGCCGAGGACGCGGAAGCGCCGCTCGCCAGCCGGCTGCTGCGCATGAGCGAGCGCTTCATCAACACGCCCTACGTCCTGTCTCCGCTGGGAGAGGGCCACGGCGTGGACCCTGATCCGACGTTCCGGCTGGACGCGGTGGACTGCCTCACCTTCGTGGAGCAGTCGATGGCGCTGAGCCTGGCTCGCAGCGAGGCGGACGTGGCGCCGCTCTTGGAGCGCATCCGCTATGCGAGCGCGCCCACCTATGAGGACCGCAATCACCTCATGGAGGCGCAGTGGCTGCCCAACAACATCCGCAAGGGCTTCCTGACGGACGTGACGCAGCGTCATGCGGGCGGGGACGCGGTGGTGGTGACGAAGTCGCTCACCCGCCACACTTGGCAGTCGCGTTCGTCACAGGCGCTGGGGCTCCCCAAGGCGCAGCAGGTGGTGGGCACGTACTCGCTCAACATGCTGCCGCTGGAGCGGGTGATGGCGCACGCGAGCGACATCCCCTCGGGCACCATCCTGGTGGTGATGCGCGAGGACCTGCCGCTGAAGGCCACCCGCATCACCCACCTGGGCTTCGTGGTGCAGCGCAAGAAGCGCACGTACCTGCGCCATGCGTCGCGCGGTGGCTACAACCGCGTGGTGGACGAGGACCTGGAGACGTTCCTCGCCCGCAACGCGCGTTACTCGAAGTGGAAGGTGACGGGCGTCAGCCTCTTCGCGCCCCGCCAGCCCGACGCGGCCAGCGGCGGCACGGTGTCACGCTCCGCTCCCTAG
- a CDS encoding DUF2007 domain-containing protein, which produces MRYCARCGSEYQDSVVECADCPGNPPLVSAEEMRARGLPLPHELDTRVFVRAGSADDPFTAEVYAQLLQDENIPVLVRAGRSGVVDKLTTGNVLPWWEIHVPAEQQMRAATLIEQERLRELATNDEAAAAAEAEERETEAPAASPPSL; this is translated from the coding sequence ATGAGATACTGTGCCAGGTGCGGCTCCGAATATCAGGACAGCGTCGTCGAATGCGCGGACTGTCCAGGCAATCCGCCTCTCGTGAGCGCGGAGGAGATGCGCGCCCGGGGGCTGCCACTCCCTCACGAGCTGGACACGCGCGTCTTCGTCCGGGCCGGCTCGGCGGACGACCCCTTCACCGCGGAGGTCTACGCCCAGCTCCTCCAGGACGAGAACATCCCCGTGCTGGTGCGCGCGGGCCGCTCGGGCGTGGTGGACAAGCTGACCACGGGCAACGTGCTGCCCTGGTGGGAAATCCACGTCCCGGCCGAGCAGCAGATGCGCGCGGCCACGCTCATCGAACAGGAGCGCCTGCGGGAGCTGGCCACCAACGATGAAGCCGCCGCGGCCGCGGAGGCGGAGGAGCGGGAGACCGAGGCCCCCGCCGCGTCGCCGCCCAGCCTCTGA
- a CDS encoding response regulator produces the protein MGERIKVLLVEDDGDSRELLAELLEPEFDVRTATDGVAGLKAFEAEHPDVVVTDESLPGMNGTELAQKVKEREPRARVILVSGYTQVQGSEHCDVVLRKPIDVERLSAALGRLGEEARH, from the coding sequence ATGGGTGAGCGAATCAAGGTCTTGCTGGTCGAGGATGACGGGGACAGCCGGGAGCTGCTGGCGGAGCTGCTCGAGCCGGAATTCGACGTGCGCACCGCCACGGACGGCGTGGCCGGCCTGAAAGCCTTCGAGGCCGAGCACCCCGACGTGGTGGTGACGGACGAATCCCTCCCGGGCATGAATGGCACCGAACTCGCGCAGAAGGTGAAGGAACGGGAGCCACGCGCCCGCGTCATCCTCGTGTCCGGGTACACCCAAGTGCAGGGCTCCGAACACTGTGACGTGGTGCTGCGCAAGCCCATCGACGTGGAGCGCCTCAGCGCGGCGCTGGGCAGGCTGGGCGAAGAAGCCCGGCATTGA
- the hpf gene encoding ribosome hibernation-promoting factor, HPF/YfiA family, translating to MKVLLRGVHLDLSDALKSYVDEHLVRHIERFADDEAAEIDISLVDTNGPKGGVDKECRVTVRMPGLSAVHVTESSESLYPAIDATRDRLERSIKRLLDKRRDVHTNGLPQDVAADVPTY from the coding sequence ATGAAGGTGTTGCTGCGTGGAGTGCACCTGGACCTGTCGGATGCTCTCAAGTCGTATGTCGACGAACACCTGGTGCGCCATATCGAACGGTTCGCGGATGACGAGGCGGCGGAAATCGACATCTCCCTGGTGGACACCAACGGCCCGAAGGGCGGCGTAGACAAGGAATGCAGGGTGACGGTGCGGATGCCCGGGCTTTCCGCGGTGCACGTGACGGAGTCGTCGGAATCCCTGTATCCGGCCATCGACGCGACGCGTGATCGCCTGGAAAGGAGCATCAAGCGGCTGCTGGACAAGCGTCGCGACGTGCATACCAACGGCCTGCCCCAGGACGTGGCGGCCGACGTGCCCACCTACTGA
- a CDS encoding MXAN_5187 family protein: MVRLKFLVFAFLVIGLGVVHLPMLSGPLRERAVAGASAQASAGAAEVARRVETRRAEVQSLALKLAAMPEVVSAALPPPSEQPAPRNQRERERAEADAAAARVFTAERFAAVRGAVEAVIPKELKGAVVAVAAQDAQFHAVAGAEPSSDAAKLDVVGLIKSGASVAEAFGAPHAFAAVPLSWSAGAPAVTLVVGAPVLDEGALDAAVQASGVAALALVKGDALAGVAGPQKLLAEGSLSKVAADASGVVLSTGKFQELGPVALPVFTQGDAMGGQAPLMVGSRRALTGTPLEVLAIASTQPVLGALAAYQQNALFALAGLLGFSLLWTLMMGSGRKAGAEEESSGSSDTLSLSAAMAAAPTPVATQPPAPAAEPAPAADPFAFAPPPAAPAPGADPFAFAPPAQAPLPAAPAADPFAFAPPPAAPAPDAFAFAPPAPAAPTADPFAMQAPPPAGDPFAMSPPAQAPVGDPFAFAPPPAAPADPFAFAPPAPQPPAATPFGSAEAFPFPAPPQQPPAQAAMPFDASSEGFGGGPEPLSPASPRRGAFAFEDQPTAAYSLQQAADPFALAASQAAPDSPETTRVAAIPRELLQASARPPTSDAIPMPAPRPAGAQAAIPLPGLGNSAVALTDEQHFQDVFREFVSTRERCGEAADGLTYDKFVQKLRKNKEQLVQKYACKTVRFQVYVKEGKAALKATPVKD; the protein is encoded by the coding sequence ATGGTCCGCCTCAAGTTCCTCGTCTTCGCATTCCTGGTCATCGGACTGGGCGTTGTTCACCTGCCGATGCTGTCGGGACCGCTGCGCGAGCGCGCTGTCGCCGGAGCGTCGGCCCAGGCCTCCGCGGGCGCCGCCGAGGTGGCGCGCCGTGTGGAGACTCGCCGTGCCGAAGTGCAGTCTCTCGCGCTGAAACTCGCGGCGATGCCGGAAGTGGTGTCGGCCGCGCTGCCGCCGCCGTCGGAGCAGCCCGCGCCTCGCAATCAGCGTGAGCGTGAGCGCGCCGAGGCGGATGCCGCCGCCGCTCGCGTCTTCACCGCCGAGCGCTTCGCCGCTGTTCGCGGCGCGGTCGAAGCCGTGATTCCCAAGGAGCTCAAGGGCGCCGTGGTGGCCGTGGCCGCCCAGGACGCGCAGTTCCACGCCGTCGCGGGGGCCGAGCCGTCCTCCGACGCCGCGAAGCTGGACGTGGTGGGTCTCATCAAGTCCGGCGCCAGCGTGGCGGAGGCCTTTGGCGCGCCGCACGCGTTCGCCGCCGTGCCCCTGTCGTGGTCCGCCGGTGCGCCGGCGGTGACGCTGGTGGTGGGCGCGCCGGTGCTGGACGAGGGCGCGCTGGACGCCGCGGTCCAGGCGTCGGGCGTGGCCGCGCTCGCGCTGGTGAAGGGTGACGCGCTGGCGGGCGTCGCCGGCCCGCAGAAGCTGCTGGCCGAAGGGTCGCTGTCGAAGGTGGCCGCCGACGCCTCTGGCGTGGTGCTGAGCACCGGCAAGTTCCAGGAGCTGGGCCCGGTCGCGCTGCCCGTCTTCACCCAAGGCGATGCCATGGGCGGCCAGGCGCCGCTGATGGTGGGCTCGCGCCGCGCGCTGACCGGTACGCCGCTGGAGGTGCTCGCCATCGCCAGCACGCAGCCGGTGCTGGGCGCGCTGGCGGCGTACCAGCAGAACGCCCTGTTCGCCCTGGCGGGCCTGCTGGGCTTCAGCCTGCTGTGGACGCTGATGATGGGTTCGGGCCGCAAGGCTGGGGCCGAGGAAGAGTCCAGCGGCAGCTCCGACACCCTGAGCCTGTCGGCCGCCATGGCCGCCGCGCCCACGCCGGTCGCGACGCAGCCTCCCGCGCCCGCCGCGGAGCCTGCTCCGGCGGCCGACCCGTTCGCCTTCGCCCCTCCGCCCGCGGCCCCCGCGCCCGGCGCGGACCCGTTCGCCTTCGCTCCTCCGGCCCAGGCGCCGTTGCCCGCCGCTCCGGCCGCGGACCCGTTCGCCTTCGCGCCGCCGCCCGCGGCCCCCGCGCCGGATGCGTTCGCCTTCGCCCCGCCCGCGCCCGCCGCACCCACGGCGGATCCGTTCGCGATGCAGGCGCCGCCCCCGGCCGGAGATCCGTTCGCGATGTCGCCCCCGGCCCAGGCGCCGGTGGGGGACCCGTTCGCCTTCGCCCCGCCGCCCGCGGCCCCCGCGGATCCGTTCGCCTTCGCGCCCCCGGCTCCTCAGCCGCCCGCCGCCACGCCCTTTGGTTCGGCCGAGGCCTTCCCGTTCCCCGCGCCGCCGCAGCAGCCCCCCGCGCAGGCGGCGATGCCGTTCGACGCCTCCTCCGAGGGGTTCGGCGGCGGCCCCGAGCCGTTGTCTCCCGCGTCTCCGCGCCGTGGCGCCTTCGCCTTCGAGGACCAGCCCACGGCGGCGTACTCGCTGCAGCAGGCCGCGGACCCCTTCGCGCTGGCGGCATCACAGGCGGCGCCGGACAGCCCGGAGACGACGCGCGTGGCCGCGATTCCGCGCGAGCTGCTCCAGGCCAGCGCCCGGCCGCCGACGTCGGACGCCATCCCCATGCCCGCGCCGCGTCCCGCTGGCGCGCAGGCCGCGATTCCGCTGCCGGGCCTGGGCAACTCCGCGGTGGCCCTCACCGACGAGCAGCACTTCCAGGACGTCTTCCGCGAGTTCGTCTCCACGCGTGAGCGGTGCGGCGAGGCGGCGGACGGCCTGACGTACGACAAGTTCGTGCAGAAGCTGCGCAAGAACAAGGAGCAGCTCGTCCAGAAGTACGCGTGCAAGACGGTGCGCTTCCAGGTCTACGTGAAGGAAGGCAAGGCGGCTCTCAAGGCCACGCCCGTCAAGGACTGA
- a CDS encoding SMR family transporter has product MNNAVYLGIAIVAEVIATSALKSSNGFTRLGPSILVVVGYGVAFFCLSFALRTIPTGIAYAIWSGAGIVLVSGVAWVFQGQRLDAAALAGIGLILAGVLVINIFSKSSAH; this is encoded by the coding sequence ATGAACAACGCCGTCTATCTGGGCATCGCCATCGTGGCCGAGGTCATCGCGACCTCGGCGCTCAAGAGCTCGAACGGCTTCACGCGCCTGGGGCCGTCCATCCTCGTGGTGGTGGGCTATGGCGTGGCCTTCTTCTGCCTGTCCTTCGCGCTCCGGACCATTCCCACGGGCATCGCGTACGCCATCTGGTCCGGGGCGGGCATCGTCCTGGTGTCCGGCGTGGCGTGGGTGTTCCAGGGGCAGCGCCTGGACGCCGCCGCGCTCGCGGGCATCGGCCTCATCCTGGCGGGCGTGCTCGTCATCAACATCTTCTCCAAGTCGTCGGCCCATTGA
- a CDS encoding class I SAM-dependent methyltransferase, translated as MQTRYVPNLTGIPETMLWTLHNRAGEAKRPDGILKDAEVVRIYEAIDYDFRKSFGRAEPSHAVRAVETDRILRAWLATHPDGFVVSLGDGLETQAQRLDNGQLRWLSVDLPEAVAIRERFLTPSERLRHFPVSALDRAWMEQVDASKGVFIIAQGLFMYFEEDAVRQLLVDIAERFPGAELLFDTIPRWFSQRTLKGLHRTRAYQVPPMPWGINRDEVEATLKRWEPRISRVTLHPFTFPRGVHRYSYNLINHVPWVKERLPSLVHAHFSRTEA; from the coding sequence ATGCAGACGCGCTACGTGCCCAACCTCACGGGAATCCCCGAGACGATGCTCTGGACGTTGCACAACCGGGCAGGGGAGGCGAAGCGTCCGGACGGCATCCTCAAGGACGCGGAGGTGGTGCGCATCTACGAGGCCATCGACTACGACTTCCGAAAGTCGTTTGGCCGCGCGGAGCCGTCGCACGCGGTCCGCGCGGTGGAGACGGACCGCATCCTCCGCGCGTGGTTGGCCACGCATCCGGATGGCTTCGTGGTGTCGCTGGGGGATGGGCTGGAGACGCAGGCCCAGCGGCTGGACAACGGCCAGCTTCGCTGGCTGAGCGTGGACCTGCCGGAGGCGGTGGCCATCCGGGAGCGATTCCTGACGCCGAGCGAGCGGCTGCGGCACTTCCCAGTGAGCGCCCTGGACCGTGCGTGGATGGAGCAGGTGGACGCCAGCAAGGGCGTGTTCATCATCGCCCAGGGCCTGTTCATGTACTTCGAGGAGGACGCGGTCCGTCAGCTCCTCGTGGACATCGCCGAGCGCTTCCCTGGCGCCGAGCTCCTCTTCGACACGATTCCCCGGTGGTTCTCACAGCGGACGCTCAAGGGGCTGCACCGCACGCGGGCGTACCAGGTGCCGCCGATGCCCTGGGGCATCAACCGCGACGAGGTGGAGGCGACCTTGAAGCGGTGGGAGCCGCGCATCAGCCGCGTGACGCTCCATCCCTTCACCTTCCCGCGCGGGGTTCACCGCTACAGCTACAACCTGATCAACCACGTGCCCTGGGTGAAGGAGCGCCTGCCCTCGCTGGTCCACGCCCACTTCTCGCGGACCGAGGCCTGA
- a CDS encoding sensor histidine kinase, protein MRLRTRLALAFALLALVPLAVVVPPTLTRLRDTLSRELDARMEAATASAQESLERSSATARRAVEELVESTIMEDLAREARERPTRAIQAGTAEGLMKTRGLSVLTLFDRHGTVLSSGHLPARRGDPDPALFAVTREKSSHPVPVRVEVRTASGLRQLPALVTARPVDFGDLRLWAVGGVLLDESLAQHLARLTQTQVTLLAGDTALARAGNAEPPTVTKSLPLGEEGTVQLVFSRAAARDAEQGVMRAFLLLAALGGAFAVLLGVLVSRWMTRPVEALTRGARRVAEGALESQVTVEASGEVGELVRTFNHMTSELKATTERLMASERIAAWQEVARRLAHEIKNPLTPIRMSLETLQAAQEAKHPRFPDMFKESAGVVLEEVDRLRRIVDEFSHFARMPKPQLAPVDLGELAQSVLSLYATPPPGIQIRPTLQTGVVANADRDQLTQVLVNLVKNAEEAMATTGGTLRVRVRSTDADAVVEVEDSGPGIPPEHRARVFEPYFTTKDGGTGLGLAIAARILQEHGGKLEVGGEPGHGARFSLVLPRAR, encoded by the coding sequence ATGCGCTTGAGGACACGGCTGGCGCTCGCCTTCGCGTTGCTGGCCCTGGTCCCGCTCGCGGTGGTCGTCCCCCCCACCCTCACCCGCTTGCGCGACACGTTGTCGCGCGAGCTGGACGCGCGCATGGAGGCCGCCACCGCCTCCGCGCAGGAATCCTTGGAGCGAAGCAGCGCCACCGCCCGTCGCGCGGTGGAGGAGCTGGTGGAAAGCACCATCATGGAGGACCTGGCGCGCGAGGCCCGTGAGCGGCCCACCCGCGCCATCCAGGCGGGCACCGCCGAGGGCTTGATGAAGACGCGCGGCCTGAGCGTGCTGACGCTCTTCGACCGCCACGGCACGGTGCTCTCCTCCGGCCACCTCCCCGCGCGGCGTGGAGACCCGGACCCGGCCCTGTTCGCCGTCACCCGGGAGAAGTCATCCCACCCCGTGCCGGTGCGCGTGGAGGTCCGCACCGCGTCCGGCCTGCGCCAGCTCCCCGCGCTCGTCACCGCCCGGCCCGTGGACTTCGGCGACCTGCGGCTGTGGGCCGTGGGCGGCGTGCTGCTGGATGAAAGCCTGGCGCAGCACCTGGCGCGTCTCACGCAGACGCAGGTGACGCTGCTGGCGGGCGACACCGCGCTGGCCCGCGCTGGCAACGCCGAGCCGCCGACGGTGACGAAGTCGCTGCCATTGGGTGAGGAGGGCACGGTGCAGCTCGTCTTCAGCCGCGCCGCCGCGCGCGACGCCGAACAGGGCGTCATGCGCGCCTTCCTCCTGCTGGCGGCGCTGGGCGGCGCCTTCGCGGTGCTGCTGGGCGTGCTGGTGTCCCGGTGGATGACGCGGCCGGTGGAGGCCCTCACCCGAGGCGCCCGGCGCGTGGCGGAGGGCGCGCTGGAGTCACAAGTCACCGTGGAGGCCAGCGGCGAGGTGGGCGAGCTGGTCCGGACCTTCAATCACATGACGTCCGAGCTGAAGGCCACCACCGAGCGACTGATGGCCAGCGAGCGCATCGCCGCGTGGCAGGAAGTGGCGCGGCGCCTGGCGCACGAAATCAAGAACCCGCTGACGCCCATCCGCATGTCGCTGGAGACGCTCCAGGCCGCGCAGGAGGCGAAGCACCCGCGCTTCCCGGACATGTTCAAGGAGAGCGCGGGCGTGGTGCTCGAAGAGGTGGACCGGCTGCGGCGCATCGTCGACGAGTTCAGCCACTTCGCGCGGATGCCCAAGCCGCAGCTCGCGCCGGTGGACCTGGGCGAGCTGGCGCAGAGCGTGCTGTCGCTGTACGCCACGCCGCCGCCCGGCATCCAGATACGTCCCACGCTCCAGACGGGCGTGGTGGCCAACGCGGACCGGGACCAGCTCACCCAGGTGCTGGTGAACCTGGTGAAGAACGCCGAGGAGGCCATGGCCACCACCGGAGGCACCCTGCGCGTGCGCGTGCGCTCCACGGACGCGGACGCCGTCGTCGAGGTCGAGGACAGCGGCCCCGGCATCCCCCCGGAACACCGGGCTCGCGTCTTCGAGCCCTACTTCACCACCAAGGACGGCGGCACGGGCCTGGGGCTCGCCATCGCCGCGCGCATCCTCCAGGAGCATGGCGGCAAGCTCGAGGTGGGCGGCGAGCCCGGCCACGGCGCGCGCTTCAGCCTGGTGCTGCCGCGCGCGCGCTGA
- a CDS encoding peptide ABC transporter substrate-binding protein yields the protein MRLRSTLACVALLASASAHAAGRPRYGGELRVAHGGPPEIGEPALADTPLEATLLGLLSRPVCQATRDGGVVPALARQLSRPTPQALQLTLPGATSAQGLARAWMRLASNEGASPYRALFHAVRGEARQLSPRGAVLELPLAYPWPDLERALCHPALAPPVSATTVGPFIAAGRGALEVQVAWPQGRPYLDRLLLTATDQRGLSRLWSSRQVQVELGVASETDAVAGTALYATFLAFSPRRLPADFRQAVESAIDREDLTRLFVQAPAQPMPHLLPPALLDAPGRPRPAAPSANPARKVTLLYDASVEDQRAVAERIQVKLHDRGYTVALEALSRAALRARWAKGDFELMLHALLLPPIPGPALAVVLDAGGRRDLLGVELPAIGALPAAAARDTRARERALALAGSVPLVPLYAQGLGMRFAPDVGGVMMDAQGLPSLDGLYVLPSEGAALGGRP from the coding sequence ATGAGACTCCGCTCCACCCTCGCCTGCGTCGCGCTGCTCGCGTCCGCGTCCGCGCATGCCGCGGGACGCCCCCGCTATGGCGGCGAGCTGCGCGTCGCCCACGGCGGCCCTCCCGAGATTGGGGAGCCCGCGCTCGCCGACACGCCCTTGGAGGCGACGCTGCTGGGACTGCTGTCCCGCCCGGTGTGCCAGGCCACGCGAGACGGCGGCGTGGTGCCCGCGCTCGCACGCCAACTTTCGAGGCCCACCCCGCAGGCCCTGCAACTCACCCTGCCTGGCGCCACCTCCGCCCAGGGGCTCGCGCGCGCGTGGATGCGGCTTGCCAGCAACGAGGGCGCCTCCCCCTACCGGGCCCTCTTCCACGCCGTGCGCGGTGAAGCGCGGCAGTTGTCGCCTCGCGGCGCCGTGCTGGAGCTCCCGCTGGCTTATCCCTGGCCGGACCTGGAGCGCGCGCTGTGCCACCCTGCCCTGGCGCCCCCGGTCTCCGCCACCACCGTGGGCCCCTTCATCGCGGCGGGTCGAGGCGCCCTGGAGGTACAAGTCGCCTGGCCCCAGGGCCGCCCGTACCTGGACCGGCTGCTGCTCACGGCCACGGATCAGCGCGGGCTCTCACGGCTGTGGTCGTCCCGCCAGGTGCAGGTGGAGCTGGGCGTCGCGTCGGAGACGGACGCCGTCGCGGGCACCGCGCTCTACGCCACGTTCCTCGCGTTCTCGCCCCGTCGCCTGCCCGCGGACTTCCGACAGGCCGTGGAGAGCGCCATCGACCGCGAGGACCTGACGCGCCTCTTCGTCCAGGCCCCCGCGCAGCCCATGCCGCACCTGCTGCCACCGGCGCTGCTGGACGCCCCCGGCCGTCCCCGCCCGGCCGCGCCCTCCGCGAATCCCGCGCGAAAGGTGACGCTGCTCTATGACGCGTCGGTGGAGGACCAGCGCGCCGTGGCCGAGCGCATCCAGGTGAAGCTGCACGACCGCGGCTACACCGTGGCGCTGGAAGCCCTCTCGCGCGCGGCCCTTCGCGCCCGGTGGGCCAAGGGCGACTTCGAGCTGATGCTGCACGCGCTGCTCCTGCCCCCCATCCCCGGCCCCGCGCTGGCGGTGGTGCTGGATGCGGGCGGGCGGCGGGACTTGCTGGGCGTGGAGCTGCCCGCCATTGGCGCGCTTCCGGCCGCCGCCGCACGGGACACCCGAGCACGTGAGCGGGCCCTGGCCCTGGCCGGGTCCGTGCCCCTGGTGCCGCTCTATGCACAAGGGCTGGGAATGCGCTTCGCGCCAGACGTGGGCGGGGTGATGATGGACGCGCAAGGCCTGCCCTCGCTGGACGGACTGTACGTGCTTCCATCCGAAGGGGCGGCGCTGGGAGGACGTCCTTGA